One region of Planctomycetia bacterium genomic DNA includes:
- a CDS encoding amidophosphoribosyltransferase, with translation MAWAHMMRREAARLAGRGLDLLCPARCAVCGADVAAGIPDECPPGPTTCAACRRMLVGPDRCTRCGGSCAAGTCRARAEWDGIVVLGGYGDDLRHAVLRAKRPGGEPLAAALGGLCAQRHAATLDAWRIDVVVPVPMHWWRRALRGATAAGAIARGLAAALGRPCVQGLARTRHTPLQNRLPYEQRRGNVRGAFRALARMADRRVLLVDDVVTTGGTCAACREALRSVGVGAVFVAAVARAERDDDPANAAHG, from the coding sequence ATGGCATGGGCCCACATGATGCGCCGGGAGGCGGCACGGCTTGCCGGCCGGGGGCTCGATCTGCTCTGTCCGGCGCGGTGCGCCGTGTGCGGCGCGGATGTCGCCGCCGGGATCCCCGACGAGTGTCCTCCGGGACCGACCACCTGCGCCGCCTGCAGGCGCATGCTCGTGGGACCGGATCGTTGCACCCGGTGCGGCGGCTCCTGCGCCGCCGGTACGTGCCGGGCGCGGGCGGAGTGGGACGGCATCGTCGTGCTCGGCGGATATGGCGACGACCTCCGGCACGCCGTGCTGCGGGCCAAGCGGCCCGGAGGGGAGCCGCTCGCCGCGGCACTGGGCGGCCTGTGTGCCCAGCGGCATGCCGCGACGCTGGACGCGTGGCGGATCGACGTGGTCGTGCCGGTGCCGATGCACTGGTGGCGACGCGCACTGCGCGGGGCGACCGCGGCCGGGGCGATCGCCCGCGGCCTCGCGGCGGCTCTGGGCCGGCCATGCGTGCAGGGGCTGGCCCGCACGCGGCACACGCCACTGCAGAACCGGCTGCCGTACGAGCAACGGCGCGGGAATGTCCGTGGCGCGTTCCGGGCGCTGGCGCGGATGGCGGATCGGCGGGTGCTGCTGGTGGACGACGTCGTCACGACGGGGGGCACCTGCGCGGCCTGTCGGGAGGCACTCCGGTCCGTCGGGGTCGGGGCGGTCTTCGTGGCCGCCGTGGCCCGGGCCGAGAGGGACGACGACCCTGCGAACGCGGCACACGGGTGA
- the hemC gene encoding porphobilinogen deaminase, whose product MSRNASIRIGTRGSLLARTQSEGVAAALRQAGVAVELVVIATTGDVRTDIPIAGLVRAGGSDGVFVRELEQALRDGRIDAAVHSCKDLPTSLPNGLELACVPGRAEPFDVVVGRSAGTLASLPPHAVVGTSSVRRVMQVRALRPDVEVRPVRGNVDTRLRKLDAGEVDCLILAGAGLGRLGLGHRVTEVLQPPAFWPAIAQGALAIEVRADDERTRTVVRLLDCPETHAAVRAERSCLASLAGGCLAPIGGWARSEGGGLRLGAVVFGMTDGNVSRVTAEAVSESAGESPEQLGRRVAASLEAAGAADMLAAFRAQSAPR is encoded by the coding sequence ATGAGTCGCAACGCATCGATCCGCATCGGCACCCGTGGCAGCCTGCTGGCGAGGACGCAGTCCGAGGGGGTCGCCGCCGCCCTGCGGCAGGCGGGCGTCGCCGTCGAACTGGTCGTCATCGCCACGACCGGGGATGTCCGAACCGACATCCCGATCGCCGGACTTGTCCGCGCGGGGGGAAGCGACGGCGTGTTCGTGCGCGAGTTGGAGCAGGCACTTCGCGACGGCCGCATCGACGCGGCAGTCCACAGCTGCAAGGATCTTCCCACCAGCCTGCCGAACGGGCTGGAACTGGCCTGCGTCCCGGGCCGCGCCGAGCCGTTCGACGTCGTCGTGGGGCGGTCGGCGGGCACCCTTGCCAGCCTTCCACCCCACGCCGTCGTCGGCACTTCGAGTGTGCGGCGCGTCATGCAGGTCCGGGCCCTGCGGCCCGACGTGGAGGTCCGGCCGGTCCGCGGCAACGTCGATACGCGGCTGCGAAAACTCGACGCCGGCGAGGTGGACTGTCTGATCCTGGCCGGAGCTGGACTGGGCCGCCTCGGCCTCGGCCACCGGGTCACCGAGGTGCTTCAGCCGCCGGCGTTCTGGCCGGCCATCGCCCAGGGAGCCCTGGCGATCGAGGTCCGGGCGGACGACGAGCGCACCCGGACCGTCGTGCGACTGCTCGACTGTCCTGAGACACACGCGGCCGTGCGGGCCGAGCGCAGCTGCCTTGCGTCTCTGGCCGGGGGATGCCTTGCTCCCATCGGCGGCTGGGCGCGGTCCGAGGGGGGGGGGCTGCGGCTGGGGGCTGTCGTCTTCGGCATGACCGACGGGAATGTCTCCCGGGTAACTGCGGAGGCGGTTTCCGAATCCGCGGGGGAATCCCCCGAACAACTGGGGCGTCGAGTGGCCGCCAGTCTGGAGGCCGCCGGGGCCGCGGATATGCTGGCGGCCTTTCGGGCGCAGTCCGCACCCCGTTGA
- a CDS encoding DNA-binding response regulator, with protein MVRRGLASLLAGSEVKVVGEATNGDEAVKLTKKLKPDVVLIDIRMPGKDGLAALEKIRADHPAVRCVMLSTFDNPTYVARAVAAGAHDYMLKGCTRSELINSITGAAAGQLPMRAGELRRVATTMANRVATPDPDIPLTQRETQVLRHMALGLSNKEIAQSLTISVETVKEHVQNILRKIAVTDRTQAAVWAVRRGLV; from the coding sequence GTGGTGCGTCGCGGACTCGCCAGCCTGCTGGCTGGATCCGAGGTCAAGGTCGTGGGCGAGGCGACGAACGGCGACGAGGCTGTCAAACTGACGAAGAAGCTCAAGCCCGACGTCGTGCTGATCGACATCCGCATGCCGGGGAAGGACGGCCTGGCGGCCCTGGAGAAGATCCGGGCGGACCATCCGGCGGTCCGCTGCGTGATGCTCTCGACCTTCGACAACCCGACCTACGTTGCCCGGGCGGTGGCGGCTGGGGCCCACGATTACATGCTCAAGGGCTGCACGCGGAGCGAGTTGATCAACTCGATCACGGGCGCCGCGGCCGGCCAACTGCCGATGCGGGCCGGCGAACTTCGGCGGGTGGCCACGACGATGGCCAACCGCGTGGCGACCCCCGACCCGGACATTCCGCTCACGCAGCGCGAGACCCAGGTGCTGCGGCACATGGCGCTCGGCCTGTCCAACAAGGAGATCGCCCAGTCGCTGACGATCAGCGTCGAGACTGTGAAGGAGCACGTGCAAAACATCCTCCGGAAGATTGCCGTCACCGATCGCACGCAGGCGGCCGTGTGGGCGGTGCGACGCGGTCTGGTGTGA
- the xerC gene encoding tyrosine recombinase XerC, with amino-acid sequence MTLSPASGASFTTAITRFLRTLGAERGASPLTIKSYREDLLQLEEFLLGAGCRGPAEATTVILRRFAAGLHATGYAAATVARKLASTRSFFAFCQREGWVRANPAKPLRGPRRARSLPRFLTGEEIGRLLAAPPATSSIGLRDRAILELMYSSGVRVRELVSLDDGDLDLRNATIRVRGKGRRERLGIVGSHAQAALRAWLAARRLAAGGGASGARPLFTNKFGTRLSVRGVARLLEKHLAVAGLGGRASPHSLRHSFATHLLDAGADIRSVQELLGHKSLVTTQIYTHVTTSRLLADFDKAHPRAR; translated from the coding sequence GTGACACTCTCCCCGGCCAGCGGTGCGAGCTTCACGACGGCGATCACCCGGTTCCTGCGCACACTCGGCGCCGAGCGCGGTGCTTCCCCGCTGACGATCAAGAGCTACCGCGAGGACCTGCTGCAGCTCGAGGAGTTTTTGCTGGGGGCGGGCTGTCGCGGGCCGGCGGAGGCGACGACCGTCATCCTGCGCCGGTTCGCGGCCGGCCTGCATGCCACTGGCTACGCTGCCGCGACGGTGGCCCGCAAGCTGGCCAGCACCCGCAGCTTCTTCGCCTTCTGCCAGCGCGAGGGCTGGGTCAGAGCCAACCCTGCCAAGCCGCTCCGCGGTCCGCGCCGCGCCCGCAGCCTGCCCCGGTTCCTCACCGGCGAGGAGATCGGCCGCCTTCTGGCGGCGCCACCCGCCACGTCGTCCATCGGCCTGCGCGACCGGGCGATTCTCGAGCTGATGTATTCATCGGGCGTCCGCGTCCGTGAGCTGGTGAGTCTCGACGACGGCGACCTCGACCTGCGCAACGCCACCATCCGCGTCCGCGGCAAGGGCCGTCGCGAACGTCTCGGCATCGTCGGCTCGCATGCCCAGGCAGCGCTGCGGGCCTGGCTCGCGGCCCGCCGGCTCGCGGCGGGCGGCGGCGCGTCGGGTGCCCGGCCGTTGTTCACGAACAAGTTCGGCACGCGGCTGTCCGTCCGCGGCGTGGCCCGTCTGCTGGAGAAGCACCTCGCCGTCGCCGGCCTGGGGGGCCGGGCCAGTCCGCACTCACTGCGGCACAGCTTCGCAACCCACCTCCTCGACGCCGGTGCCGACATCCGCAGCGTCCAGGAGCTTCTCGGCCACAAGAGCCTGGTGACGACCCAGATCTACACCCACGTCACGACCAGCCGGCTGCTCGCCGATTTCGACAAGGCCCACCCGCGGGCCCGGTAG
- a CDS encoding bacillithiol biosynthesis deacetylase BshB1, which yields MLDALVIAPHPDDAELGMGGTIALMIARGMRVGILDLTNGEPTPLGSVETRARETAAATAILGVPWRENLGLPNRRLRATLAARGQLAGVIRRTRPRWLFAPHWVDAHPDHLAATRLTVGARFWAKLTKCDLAGEPWHPQRIYHYACVHLKTVSRPAFVVDISATSETKRASLACYASQFPTGAARPTVLERVATADAWWGGLIGVLHGEPFWSREPLGLRGFSDLL from the coding sequence ATGCTCGACGCCCTCGTCATCGCCCCGCACCCCGACGATGCCGAACTGGGCATGGGGGGCACCATCGCCCTGATGATCGCCCGCGGCATGCGGGTCGGTATCCTCGACCTGACCAACGGCGAGCCGACGCCGCTGGGATCGGTGGAGACGCGGGCCCGGGAGACGGCCGCGGCCACAGCGATCCTCGGCGTCCCGTGGCGTGAAAATCTCGGCCTGCCGAACCGGCGGCTCCGGGCCACGCTCGCCGCCCGCGGACAACTCGCCGGCGTGATCCGTCGCACCCGGCCGCGCTGGCTGTTTGCCCCCCACTGGGTCGACGCCCATCCGGATCATCTCGCCGCCACCCGGCTCACGGTCGGCGCACGGTTCTGGGCGAAGCTCACCAAGTGCGACCTGGCCGGCGAGCCATGGCATCCGCAGCGGATCTATCACTACGCATGCGTGCACCTGAAGACCGTGAGCCGGCCGGCCTTCGTGGTGGACATCTCCGCGACCAGCGAAACGAAGCGGGCCAGCCTGGCCTGCTATGCCAGCCAGTTTCCCACCGGGGCGGCCCGGCCGACCGTTCTCGAACGGGTCGCCACGGCCGACGCATGGTGGGGCGGGCTGATCGGCGTTCTGCATGGAGAGCCCTTCTGGAGCCGCGAACCGCTCGGCCTGCGCGGCTTTTCCGACCTCCTCTGA